A stretch of Brassica napus cultivar Da-Ae chromosome C6, Da-Ae, whole genome shotgun sequence DNA encodes these proteins:
- the LOC106410758 gene encoding calcium-dependent protein kinase 32 — protein sequence MGNCCGTAGSFPQNDDSNKPKKGKKKQNPFSIDYGLHHNGGGGGGLKLIVLSDPTGREIEQKYTLGRELGRGEFGVTYLCTDKETGEVLACKSILKKKLRTAVDIEDVRREAEIMRHMPEHPNLVTLKETYEDEYAVHLVMELCEGGELFDRIVARGHYTERAAAAVTKTIIEVVQVCHKHGVMHRDLKPENFLFANKKETAPLKAIDFGLSVFFKPGERFNEIVGSPYYMAPEVLKRNYGPEVDIWSAGVILYILLCGVPPFWAETEQGVAQAIIRSQLDFRRDPWPKVSEHAKDLIRKMLDPDQKRRLTAQQVLDHPWLQNANTAPNVSLGETVRARLKQFTVMNKLKKRALRVIAEHLSDEEASGIREGFQIMDTSQRGKINIDELKIGLQKLGHNIPQDDIQILMDAGDTDKDGYLDCDEFIAISVHLRKMGNDEHLKKAFAFFDQDNNGYIEIEELREALSDEVGTSEEVVDAIIRDVDTDKDGRISYEEFVTMMKTGTDWRKASRQYSRERFNSISLKLMQDASLNANGDTR from the exons ATGGGAAACTGTTGCGGAACGGCGGGATCGTTCCCTCAGAACGACGACAGCAACAAACCAAAGAAaggaaagaagaagcaaaacccTTTCTCGATCGACTACGGTCTCCACCAcaacggaggaggaggaggaggtctCAAACTCATTGTCCTATCCGATCCAACAGGTCGAGAGATCGAGCAGAAGTACACGCTAGGTCGCGAGCTAGGGCGCGGAGAGTTCGGCGTCACGTACCTTTGTACGGACAAGGAGACAGGGGAGGTTTTGGCGTGTAAGTCGAtcttgaagaagaagctgaggaCGGCTGTGGATATAGAGGATGTGAGGAGAGAAGCTGAGATCATGAGGCATATGCCTGAGCACCCTAATTTGGTTACGTTGAAGGAGACTTATGAGGATGAGTATGCTGTGCATTTGGTTATGGAGCTTTGTGAAGGTGGTGAGTTGTTTGATAGGATTGTGGCTAGAGGACATTATACTGAGagagctgctgctgctgttacTAAGACCATTATTGAAGTTGTTCAG GTGTGTCATAAGCATGGGGTAATGCACAGGGATCTGAAACCTGAGAACTTCTTGTTTGCAAACAAGAAGGAGACTGCACCTCTTAAGGCTATTGATTTTGGACTCTCGGTTTTCTTCAAACCAG GCGAGAGGTTCAACGAAATCGTTGGGAGTCCGTACTACATGGCTCCTGAGGTGCTAAAACGAAACTATGGGCCCGAAGTTGACATCTGGAGTGCTGGTGTAATTCTTTACATACTTCTCTGTGGTGTTCCACCTTTCTGGGCAG aaACTGAACAAGGAGTTGCACAAGCAATTATTCGATCTCAATTGGACTTCAGAAGGGATCCATGGCCCAAGGTTTCTGAACACGCCAAAGACCTTATCAGGAAAATGCTTGATCCTGACCAAAAGCGTCGTCTCACAGCTCAGCAAGTGCTAG ATCATCCATGGTTACAGAATGCAAACACGGCTCCCAATGTATCACTAGGTGAAACAGTAAGGGCAAGGTTGAAGCAGTTCACTGTCATGAACAAGCTCAAGAAACGAGCACTCAGG GTTATTGCTGAGCATCTATCAGATGAAGAAGCTTCTGGTATAAGAGAAGGGTTCCAAATAATGGACACAAGCCAAAGAGGGAAGATCAACATCGACGAGCTGAAAATAGGGTTGCAGAAACTTGGCCATAACATTCCCCAAGATGATATACAAATCTTGATGGACGCT GGAGATACCGATAAAGATGGATACTTAGACTGTGACGAGTTCATTGCCATATCAGTGCATCTCAGGAAAATGGGCAATGACGAGCATCTCAAGAAAGCGTTTGCCTTCTTTGATCAAGATAATAACGGATATATCGAAATTGAGGAGTTGAGGGAAGCTTTGTCTGATGAAGTTGGTACCAGTGAAGAAGTTGTTGATGCCATTATACGCGATGTTGATACTGATAAG GATGGAAGAATAAGTTATGAAGAGTTTGTGACGATGATGAAGACGGGAACAGATTGGAGAAAAGCTTCGAGGCAGTACTCGAGAGAACGGTTTAACAGTATCAGTCTCAAACTGATGCAAGATGCATCGTTGAATGCCAATGGCGATACAAGATGA